One Plasmodium berghei ANKA genome assembly, chromosome: 13 genomic region harbors:
- a CDS encoding proteasome subunit beta type-2, putative — protein sequence MDTLIGLKGKDFIILGADTYSINSIIKLKNDDKTKFYDINGNKCLLLGGSIGDRIQFGEFIRKNVHLYQYQNSTSLYVKSFAYFTRKNLAYYLRRNPYEVNCLIAGYDDKDGYQLYWCDYLSNMDAINKGAHGYGAYLVNAILDKYYHENMNLEEALVIFKKCFEELKKRFLLTQINYELRIMSNNKIETQYVNI from the exons ATGGATACATTAATCGGTTTAAAGGGAAAGgatttcataattttagGAGCAGATACTTATAGCATTAAttcaattataaaattaaaaaatgacgataaaacaaaattttatgatataaatggaaataaatgCTTATTATTAGGAGGCTCAATTGGTGATAGAATACAATTTGGAGAGTTTATTAGAAAGAATGTTCACTTATATCAATATCAAAATTCTACTTCTTTATATGTTAAATCTTTTGCTTATTTCACAAGAAAAAATCTAGCCTATTATTTGAGGAGAAATCCATATGAAGTAAATTGCTTGATAGCTGGATATGATGAT AAGGATGGATATCAACTATACTGGTGTGATTATTTAAGTAACATGGATGCTATAAATAAAGGTGCTCATGGATATGGAGCTTATTTAGTTAACGCCATATTGgataaatattatcatgAAAACATGAATTTAGAAGAGGCAttagttatttttaaaaaatgttttgaagaactaaaaaaaagattTCTTCTTACCCAAATTAATTACGAATTAAGAATCATgtcaaataataaaatagaaacACAATACGTTaacatttaa
- a CDS encoding RNA 3'-terminal phosphate cyclase-like protein, putative: MEFEGSNYFRFRLALSLISGKAITIKNIRKKNSHKKINKGEEIDDNEINEGLQEYEAKILKLIDKLCDDTIIKINENGDELYFKPGFLIGNVNDEVKISDLNNTFHCGNERSISYFLEFLIMIVPFFKNPVKLLLKGITDDQIDRTVYTCKIVCENFFKTFLNVNDDFLNITILKRGTKLDATGEVSFFMNNLKMINSFDMHDAGLVKKITGTIVCNKISMIFRNKIVNCAKKNLHNFTPYVSIEVEKEKKNNYTNKNNSQNNFMSLSLFAQTKNKCIYGTDLYVDKFMLQHVKDMLSCRTEDSLPMHLGGNKWDKGEMDENDEEKEEENIDDHNDKEEEDEGEKNGISLGNKTKHQLNNRGNSPFKDENKETNNISNIDASKDALKTLHDADIYERLGFFISLKLMNEIKGLSSIDSSYQWLPLLYMALANDTAVSKISLSALKPYSIVLIRLLRDFFSVVFDIQKVEKSQIEYSYLIKCVGIDYRNFSKKTF; encoded by the coding sequence ATGGAATTTGAGGGAAGCAACTATTTTCGATTCAGATTAGCTTTGAGTTTAATCAGCGGAAAGGCAAtaacaattaaaaatattagaaaaaaaaattcacacaaaaaaataaataaaggcGAAGAAATTGatgataatgaaataaatgaagGGCTACAAGAATATGAAGCCAAAATTTTAAAGCTTATAGATAAGCTATGTGATGatactattattaaaattaatgaaaatggagatgaattatattttaaaccAGGGTTTTTAATAGGTAATGTAAATGATGAAGTTAAAATAAGTGActtaaataatacatttcATTGTGGTAATGAAAGAAGTATAAGCTATTTTTTAGAGTTTTTAATTATGATTgttccattttttaaaaacccagtaaaattattattaaaaggCATAACAGACGATCAAATAGATAGAACCGTTTATACATGCAAAATAGTTtgtgaaaatttttttaaaacctttttaaatgtaaatgatgactttttaaatattacaattttaaaaagagGCACAAAGTTAGACGCTACAGGTGaagtttcattttttatgaataatttaaaaatgattaaTTCTTTCGATATGCATGATGCTGGAttagttaaaaaaatcacGGGAACTATTGTTTGTAACAAAATATCTATGATTTTtcgaaataaaattgtaaattgtgcaaaaaaaaatctaCATAATTTTACCCCATATGTTAGTATTGAAGtagaaaaggaaaaaaaaaacaattatactaataaaaacaattcccaaaataattttatgtcTTTATCTTTGTTTGcacaaacaaaaaataaatgtatttatGGCACAGATCTTTATGTTGACAAATTTATGCTCCAGCACGTTAAGGATATGTTAAGTTGTCGAACTGAGGATAGTCTACCTATGCATCTTGGAGGAAATAAATGGGATAAAGGGGAAATGGACgaaaatgatgaagaaaaagaagagGAAAATATAGATGATCATAATGATAAAGAAGAAGAAGATGAGGGAGAAAAGAACGGAATAAGCCTAGGGAACAAAACAAAGCAccaattaaataatagaGGTAATTCTCCTTTTAAAGATGAAAACAAAGAGACGAATAATATTAGCAATATTGATGCCTCAAAAGATGCGCTAAAAACATTGCATGATGCTGATATATACGAAAGACTAgggttttttatttccctAAAATTAATGAACGAAATAAAAGGATTATCATCCATAGATTCAAGCTATCAGTGGCTACCTTTGCTTTATATGGCATTGGCAAATGATACAGCCGTTTCAAAAATCTCACTAAGTGCTTTAAAACCTTACTCTATTGTTCTTATTCGCCTTTTAAGAGACTTTTTCAGTGTAGTTTTTGATATACAAAAAGTGGAAAAATCTCAAATTGAATATTCATATCTTATAAAATGTGTTGGTATAGATTATCGTAACTTTTCGAAAAAAACGTTCTAG